In Chryseobacterium lactis, a single genomic region encodes these proteins:
- a CDS encoding 3-hydroxyacyl-CoA dehydrogenase NAD-binding domain-containing protein, with protein MNIGIIGAGTMGIGIAQVAATAGCKVVVFDANAPQIDKAISGLEKTLQKLAEKGKISQEKASEIRNNISKGEALKDLKDSDLVIEAIIENKEIKTKVFTELETYVSESCVIGSNTSSISITSLGAELKKPERFIGIHFFNPAPLMPLVEVIPSLLTEKTLAEKIYNLMKEWGKTPVIAKDIPGFIVNRIARPYYGEALRIVEENIATPEQVDEAMRTIGNFKMGPFELMDLIGIDVNFAVTTTVYKDYFYDPKYKPSLLQQRMSEAKLHGRKTGKGFYDYNEGAVKPEAQKDDALYQQIFLRIISMLINEAVEAKRLGIANDDDIELAMQKGVNYPKGLLGWGQEIGYSKISETLQNLYNEYQEERYKQSPLLRKL; from the coding sequence ATGAATATTGGAATTATTGGTGCAGGAACGATGGGAATTGGAATTGCCCAGGTCGCTGCCACCGCAGGATGCAAAGTTGTTGTATTTGATGCAAATGCTCCACAAATTGATAAAGCGATTTCAGGGTTAGAGAAAACCCTTCAGAAATTAGCTGAAAAAGGCAAAATTTCTCAGGAAAAAGCCTCAGAAATCAGAAATAATATCAGTAAAGGTGAAGCATTAAAGGATTTAAAAGATTCTGATTTAGTGATCGAAGCGATCATTGAAAATAAAGAAATCAAAACCAAAGTGTTTACAGAACTGGAGACTTATGTTTCAGAAAGCTGCGTTATCGGTTCCAATACATCATCCATTTCTATCACCTCTCTTGGTGCAGAACTCAAGAAGCCGGAGCGTTTCATCGGAATTCACTTTTTCAATCCGGCTCCGTTAATGCCTTTAGTGGAAGTAATTCCATCTTTATTAACAGAAAAAACTTTAGCAGAGAAAATATATAACCTCATGAAAGAGTGGGGGAAAACACCGGTTATCGCAAAAGATATTCCGGGGTTTATTGTTAATAGAATTGCCCGTCCATATTATGGTGAAGCCCTTCGGATTGTTGAAGAAAACATTGCCACACCGGAACAGGTGGATGAGGCGATGAGAACAATTGGGAACTTTAAAATGGGACCTTTTGAATTGATGGATTTAATTGGAATAGATGTAAATTTTGCCGTAACAACAACTGTTTACAAAGATTATTTCTACGATCCTAAATATAAGCCGTCTTTACTTCAGCAAAGAATGTCCGAAGCCAAACTTCACGGAAGAAAAACAGGAAAAGGGTTCTATGATTATAATGAAGGAGCTGTGAAACCTGAAGCACAGAAAGATGATGCCTTGTATCAACAGATCTTTTTAAGAATTATTTCCATGCTGATCAACGAAGCGGTGGAAGCCAAAAGACTAGGTATTGCCAATGATGACGATATTGAATTGGCAATGCAGAAGGGAGTAAATTATCCAAAAGGATTATTAGGCTGGGGACAGGAAATCGGGTATTCAAAAATCTCTGAAACCTTGCAGAACCTTTACAACGAATATCAGGAAGAAAGGTACAAACAAAGCCCTTTACTTCGTAAACTATAA
- a CDS encoding PaaI family thioesterase → MNPRQVADYMFNQDYFSQWMNIRMIEVKENYCLLEMPIKKDMLNGLKTVHGGVTFAFADSALAFSSNNTGDAAVALNCVINFTKAGKEGDVFRAESILVNDTRKTAVYDIKITNQNNELVAKFVGTVYKIGKKVTDL, encoded by the coding sequence ATGAATCCAAGACAAGTTGCAGATTATATGTTCAATCAGGATTATTTTTCCCAATGGATGAATATCAGAATGATTGAGGTAAAGGAAAATTATTGTTTACTGGAAATGCCTATCAAGAAAGATATGCTGAATGGTTTAAAAACTGTTCATGGTGGGGTTACCTTTGCTTTTGCAGATTCTGCACTGGCATTTTCTTCTAATAATACAGGAGATGCCGCCGTAGCTTTGAACTGTGTTATCAATTTTACCAAAGCTGGAAAAGAAGGCGATGTTTTCAGAGCTGAAAGTATACTGGTTAACGATACCAGAAAAACAGCAGTTTATGATATAAAAATTACCAATCAGAATAATGAACTGGTTGCAAAATTTGTTGGAACTGTCTATAAAATTGGAAAAAAAGTGACTGATCTTTAA
- a CDS encoding DUF6624 domain-containing protein, giving the protein MIKKISFLVLVLTILNACISNRNLKNELKDIYYWDQIYREYFDDSTSAKRKSEIKNELFKKGVDTAKINWKLVVEKDSANIIKVEKIIAEYGYPGKSMVGKPENKAVWLVIQHSKKIGKYLPLIKEAGKKKEIPFRQVATMEDRYLMDQGKEQIYGSQGYGSFWSEEGKDYRTEYIWPIKDPENVNKKRKEAGFTNTIEEYGKEIYGKDFVYKVYTLDDVKNNKIEIKEGKHPNH; this is encoded by the coding sequence ATGATTAAAAAAATATCCTTTCTTGTTTTGGTGTTAACAATACTGAATGCATGTATTTCAAATAGAAATTTGAAGAATGAATTGAAAGATATTTATTATTGGGATCAGATCTATCGCGAATATTTTGATGATTCCACTTCTGCTAAAAGAAAATCAGAGATTAAAAATGAACTTTTTAAAAAAGGTGTTGATACTGCCAAAATAAACTGGAAATTAGTTGTAGAAAAAGACAGTGCAAATATTATTAAAGTAGAAAAAATCATTGCTGAATATGGGTATCCTGGGAAAAGCATGGTCGGAAAACCGGAAAATAAAGCGGTATGGTTGGTAATACAACATTCCAAGAAAATAGGGAAATACCTTCCTTTAATTAAAGAAGCCGGAAAAAAGAAAGAAATCCCATTCAGGCAAGTGGCAACGATGGAAGACCGATATTTAATGGATCAGGGAAAAGAACAGATTTATGGAAGCCAGGGATATGGAAGTTTTTGGAGTGAAGAGGGGAAAGATTATAGAACAGAATATATCTGGCCCATCAAAGATCCGGAAAATGTAAATAAAAAAAGAAAAGAAGCTGGTTTTACCAATACAATAGAAGAATACGGAAAAGAAATTTATGGGAAAGATTTTGTATATAAGGTGTATACATTAGATGATGTGAAAAATAACAAGATAGAAATAAAGGAAGGGAAGCATCCGAATCACTGA
- a CDS encoding DUF6624 domain-containing protein gives MQKILLLLSGLSLGLINAQQQKFNENLKKELDEIMKVDQGYRMLFDSEITPEKKSQILKDLNIDSDEFERKGWDLVAEHDTLNIKRIESIISQYGYPGKTLVGEPTNHAAWYVIQHSTKIAKYFPLIKEAGEKKEIPFTWVAMMEDRYLMNDNREQIYGTQGKGEMTKDKDGKQVFVNFVWPIKDPENVNKRRKEAGFDSTIEEIAKRMFGKDFIYKPYTLKQVLELKNKNK, from the coding sequence ATGCAAAAAATATTGTTACTGCTTTCAGGATTATCATTAGGGCTTATCAATGCCCAACAGCAGAAATTCAATGAAAACCTGAAGAAGGAACTGGACGAGATCATGAAGGTGGATCAAGGGTACAGAATGCTTTTTGACTCCGAAATAACCCCGGAGAAAAAAAGCCAGATTCTGAAAGATCTGAATATTGACAGTGATGAGTTTGAAAGGAAAGGATGGGACTTGGTAGCTGAGCATGATACTCTGAATATAAAGAGAATAGAAAGTATTATTTCTCAATACGGTTATCCAGGAAAAACACTGGTGGGTGAGCCTACCAATCATGCCGCCTGGTACGTAATTCAGCATTCAACCAAAATTGCAAAATATTTTCCGCTCATCAAAGAAGCCGGAGAAAAGAAGGAAATTCCTTTTACGTGGGTTGCCATGATGGAAGACCGATATCTGATGAATGACAACAGAGAGCAGATCTATGGAACACAGGGAAAGGGCGAAATGACAAAGGATAAAGATGGGAAACAGGTCTTCGTTAATTTCGTATGGCCTATAAAAGATCCTGAAAATGTTAACAAAAGAAGAAAAGAAGCAGGATTTGACTCTACCATTGAAGAAATTGCCAAAAGAATGTTTGGAAAAGACTTCATATATAAACCCTATACTTTAAAACAAGTCTTAGAATTAAAGAATAAAAATAAATAG
- the pcaF gene encoding 3-oxoadipyl-CoA thiolase, producing MNNVYIIDYVRTPISKLQGGLSEVRADDLAAIVIKEVVARNPNVPVEEIEDVIFGCANQAGEDNRNVARMGLLLAGLPYKIGGETVNRLCASGMSAVANAFRSIAAGEGEIYIAGGVEHMTRSPYVMSKPSAAFGRDSQMYDTTFGWRFINPKMKEMYGVDGMGETAENLADMHQINREDQDKFALWSQQKATKAQESGRLAEEIVNVEIPQRKGDPIVFDKDEFIKPTSSMEGLGKLRPAFRKEGTVTAGNASGMNDGAAALILASEEAVKKYGLKPKAKILGSSVAGVEPRIMGIGPVEATQKLLKRLDLSLEDMDIIELNEAFAAQALAVTRSLGLKDDDARINPNGGAIAIGHPLGVSGARIIGSAAMELQKQDKKYALCTLCIGVGQGYAMVIEKA from the coding sequence ATGAACAACGTATACATCATAGACTATGTCAGAACTCCCATCTCAAAACTACAGGGAGGATTATCAGAAGTAAGAGCAGATGACCTGGCTGCTATTGTTATCAAAGAAGTGGTGGCAAGAAATCCAAATGTTCCTGTTGAAGAAATTGAGGACGTTATTTTTGGATGTGCGAACCAGGCAGGTGAAGATAACAGAAATGTAGCGAGAATGGGTCTTTTATTAGCTGGGCTTCCTTATAAAATAGGAGGTGAGACCGTAAACAGACTTTGTGCATCGGGAATGTCTGCTGTAGCTAATGCTTTTCGTTCGATTGCTGCAGGTGAAGGTGAAATTTATATTGCAGGTGGAGTAGAACATATGACACGTTCTCCATATGTAATGTCAAAACCTAGTGCAGCTTTCGGAAGAGACAGCCAGATGTATGATACTACTTTCGGATGGCGTTTTATCAACCCTAAAATGAAAGAGATGTATGGTGTTGACGGTATGGGTGAAACTGCAGAAAATCTTGCAGACATGCACCAGATCAACAGAGAGGATCAAGATAAATTTGCCCTTTGGTCTCAGCAGAAAGCTACAAAAGCGCAGGAAAGCGGAAGATTGGCTGAAGAAATTGTAAACGTTGAAATTCCACAGAGAAAAGGAGATCCCATCGTCTTTGATAAAGATGAATTTATTAAGCCTACATCTTCTATGGAAGGTTTAGGGAAACTTCGTCCTGCATTCAGAAAAGAAGGAACGGTAACGGCAGGAAATGCCTCGGGAATGAACGACGGCGCTGCTGCATTGATCTTAGCAAGTGAAGAAGCTGTTAAAAAATATGGTTTAAAACCTAAAGCTAAAATCTTAGGCTCTTCCGTAGCAGGTGTTGAACCAAGAATCATGGGGATCGGACCTGTAGAAGCTACTCAAAAATTATTGAAAAGATTAGACCTTTCTTTAGAAGATATGGACATTATCGAATTAAACGAAGCATTTGCTGCACAGGCTCTGGCCGTAACAAGAAGCTTAGGATTAAAAGATGATGACGCAAGAATAAACCCTAACGGTGGAGCTATTGCAATCGGACACCCACTGGGAGTTTCCGGAGCAAGAATTATAGGTTCTGCAGCGATGGAGCTTCAGAAACAAGATAAAAAATATGCATTGTGTACCCTTTGTATCGGTGTCGGACAAGGCTATGCAATGGTTATCGAAAAAGCATAA
- a CDS encoding acyltransferase — translation MNIYSYHGIRPIIKPSAYIHPQAVIIGNVEIGEEVYIGPNAVIRGDWGKIIIKDGANVQENCTLHVFPNIETILEESAHIGHGAIIHSGHIGKNCLIGMNSVVMDKAYIGDESIVGALAFVPANFRCEPRKLIVGSPAKIIRDVSDEMIHWKTEGTKLYQELAREGKEAILPCEPFTEYVQQIPTKIVDYSIWDDVK, via the coding sequence ATGAACATCTACTCATATCACGGAATCCGTCCCATTATAAAGCCTTCTGCTTATATTCATCCGCAGGCGGTGATTATCGGTAATGTGGAAATCGGCGAAGAAGTATATATCGGCCCCAATGCAGTAATTCGTGGTGACTGGGGAAAAATTATCATTAAAGACGGAGCCAATGTACAGGAAAACTGTACACTTCACGTTTTTCCAAATATAGAAACCATTTTGGAAGAATCTGCCCATATTGGGCATGGAGCCATTATTCACTCCGGGCATATCGGAAAGAATTGCTTAATCGGGATGAATTCTGTTGTAATGGACAAAGCCTACATTGGTGATGAAAGTATTGTCGGAGCATTGGCTTTTGTACCAGCTAATTTCAGATGTGAGCCAAGGAAACTGATCGTTGGAAGCCCTGCGAAAATTATTCGTGATGTTTCTGATGAAATGATTCACTGGAAAACAGAAGGAACAAAACTGTATCAGGAATTAGCAAGAGAAGGAAAAGAAGCCATTTTACCTTGTGAACCGTTTACCGAATACGTTCAGCAGATTCCTACAAAAATTGTTGATTATAGCATTTGGGATGATGTAAAATAA
- a CDS encoding transposase, whose amino-acid sequence MINTESFEFEGIYHIFSHVNGTEIIFREASNYQYFLEKVEKYILPIADVYAYCLLPNHFHLLLRFKNFDEIDHENEHQFLMKSFSDLLNAYAKAYNKVYNRKGALFLNTIKRKKIRDEKYLLKVLHYIHNNPVNHGFVNQIEDWRHSSYNSYINEKKPSKLQRSEIMDYFDTLKIFIAYHRSNVEYDFIELE is encoded by the coding sequence ATGATTAATACAGAAAGTTTTGAATTTGAAGGGATCTATCATATTTTCTCCCATGTAAATGGGACAGAAATTATTTTTCGCGAAGCTTCAAATTATCAATATTTTCTGGAAAAGGTAGAGAAATATATTCTTCCGATAGCTGATGTTTATGCTTATTGTTTACTACCTAATCACTTTCATTTATTACTTCGATTTAAGAATTTTGACGAGATAGATCATGAAAATGAACATCAGTTTTTAATGAAATCCTTCAGTGATTTATTGAATGCTTATGCAAAAGCTTATAATAAGGTTTATAACAGGAAAGGTGCTCTTTTTCTTAATACAATAAAGAGGAAAAAGATTCGGGATGAAAAATATTTGTTAAAGGTGCTGCATTACATTCATAATAATCCAGTTAATCACGGCTTTGTAAATCAAATTGAAGATTGGAGACATTCTTCGTATAATTCTTATATTAATGAAAAGAAGCCAAGTAAACTACAAAGGTCAGAAATAATGGACTATTTTGATACATTGAAAATCTTTATAGCCTATCATCGGTCTAATGTAGAGTATGATTTTATTGAATTAGAGTAG
- a CDS encoding alpha/beta hydrolase: MIKKAFIFCSILWAANSMMTGQTATVKPLTIGEVRTFKSKTLNEDRTLNIYLPQGFDKSKSYPVIYLLDGSMNEDFIHVSGLVQFFNEMYSMPETIVIGIANVDRKRDFTFHTDIKDLQKDYPTTGHSDKFISFLEKELKPYIESQFKTTDKYIFGQSLGGLVATEILLKKPEMFDNYFIISPSLWWDDESLLKQAGQLLSKSQDTKKFVYVSVGKGEHPVMVKDAEEWFNVLKKSNKKNWTVEYKMMETDNHATILHRSLYEGLVKMFPYQEPK, from the coding sequence ATGATAAAAAAAGCTTTTATTTTTTGCAGTATTCTATGGGCTGCGAATTCTATGATGACGGGACAAACTGCAACGGTAAAACCGCTTACAATAGGAGAGGTAAGAACATTTAAATCTAAAACTTTAAATGAAGACAGAACCTTGAATATCTATTTGCCACAGGGATTTGACAAATCGAAATCATATCCTGTTATTTATCTTCTAGATGGAAGTATGAATGAGGATTTTATCCATGTTTCAGGATTAGTACAATTCTTTAATGAGATGTATTCTATGCCGGAAACAATTGTAATAGGAATTGCAAATGTGGATAGGAAAAGAGATTTTACTTTCCATACTGATATAAAAGATCTTCAGAAAGATTATCCTACAACGGGGCATTCTGATAAGTTTATTTCTTTTTTGGAAAAAGAATTGAAGCCTTATATTGAGAGCCAGTTTAAAACTACAGATAAATATATTTTCGGTCAGTCTTTAGGAGGGCTTGTGGCAACAGAGATCCTTTTGAAAAAGCCGGAAATGTTTGATAACTATTTTATCATCAGTCCGAGCTTATGGTGGGATGATGAGAGCTTATTGAAACAGGCAGGGCAATTACTATCCAAATCTCAGGATACCAAAAAGTTTGTCTATGTGTCTGTAGGAAAAGGAGAACATCCGGTAATGGTAAAAGATGCTGAAGAATGGTTCAATGTTTTGAAAAAGTCAAACAAGAAAAACTGGACAGTAGAATATAAAATGATGGAAACAGACAACCATGCTACAATTCTTCATAGAAGCTTATATGAAGGGCTGGTAAAAATGTTTCCCTATCAGGAACCGAAATAA
- the paaZ gene encoding phenylacetic acid degradation bifunctional protein PaaZ has protein sequence MEKLKNYIYGEWVEGTGTGIPLYNAVTGEQVAVSDTEGLNFEQALDYGRTTGYKNLSSMTFYDRGEMLKKVALYLLERKKKYYELSYKTGATHVDSWVDIEGGFGTFFTYSGLAKRMLPNTPFWVDGDTQKISANGTFLGTHILTPSEGVSVQINAYNFPVWGMLEKLSTSLLAGVPSIVKPSPFGSYLTNAVFQDMIESGILPEGAIQLVCGEPGNILDYVKDGDSVLFTGSATTGRKLKSLPSVAGNAVRFNMEADSLNCSILGLEAKPGTPEFDLFIKEVRNEMTTKAGQKCTAIRRIIVPEHLIGDVQNALSKALDQTKIGNPLSRETKMGSLVGKQQYEEVLRKVNMLKSETELVYDGKHELVDADYEKGAFMSPKLFLNDKPFEKNISHDVEAFGPVSTLMPYKDAEEAAALAKRGKGSLVGSIISHDENFIAETSWKMASQHGRIFVLNRDNAKESTGHGSPLPTLMHGGPGRAGGGEEMGGLSGLHFFLQKTAIQGSPDVLKAITKIYQQGAEKKFSDKHPFQKYFEEVEVGDSLETAGRTVTDADIVNFSNVSWDHFYAHTDATSLSGTIFDKTVAHGYFILSAAAGLFVSGKKGPVIANYGLEECSFFKPVYAGDTITVYLTAKEKINRGVKGRNIPSGVVKWLVEVINQRDEVVCVATILTLVAKQSPFIDLNVKNVQKILSGLTESTPSQWGKMSPQQMIEHLDQALLVSLGEPEADKCFTPEEHLEKWQDSLYNHRAMPKEFTAPFLPQDGSLPDPVHKNLDAAKQSFIDNLKRFVVYYKENPQAEHMNYVFGKLNKEMWELMHKKHFTHHFQQFGLI, from the coding sequence ATGGAAAAATTAAAAAACTATATCTACGGTGAATGGGTAGAAGGGACCGGGACCGGAATTCCTTTATACAATGCCGTTACAGGAGAGCAGGTTGCCGTTTCCGATACAGAAGGGCTTAATTTTGAACAAGCTTTGGATTACGGAAGAACAACAGGCTACAAGAACCTTTCTTCAATGACGTTCTATGACCGTGGAGAGATGTTAAAAAAAGTAGCTCTTTACCTGTTGGAAAGAAAGAAAAAATACTACGAATTATCTTATAAAACCGGAGCCACTCACGTGGATTCATGGGTGGATATTGAAGGAGGTTTTGGAACCTTCTTTACCTACTCGGGATTAGCAAAGAGAATGCTTCCCAATACTCCGTTCTGGGTGGATGGGGATACTCAGAAAATTTCTGCTAACGGAACTTTCCTGGGAACTCATATTTTAACACCAAGTGAAGGGGTTTCTGTTCAGATCAATGCCTACAATTTTCCTGTTTGGGGAATGTTGGAAAAGTTATCCACATCATTGTTAGCAGGAGTGCCGTCCATTGTAAAGCCATCTCCTTTCGGATCTTATCTTACGAACGCAGTTTTCCAGGATATGATTGAAAGTGGAATTTTACCCGAAGGAGCAATCCAGCTTGTTTGTGGAGAACCTGGAAATATTCTGGATTATGTAAAGGATGGAGATTCTGTATTATTTACAGGTTCTGCTACTACGGGAAGAAAGCTGAAATCACTTCCATCCGTTGCAGGAAATGCCGTTCGTTTCAATATGGAAGCAGATTCTTTGAACTGTTCTATCCTAGGGTTGGAAGCAAAACCGGGAACTCCGGAATTTGATTTATTCATCAAAGAGGTTCGTAACGAAATGACCACCAAAGCAGGGCAGAAGTGTACGGCAATCAGAAGAATTATTGTTCCTGAACATTTAATCGGGGATGTACAGAATGCATTATCTAAAGCTTTAGACCAAACAAAAATAGGAAACCCGCTAAGCAGAGAAACCAAAATGGGTTCCTTGGTAGGAAAACAGCAGTATGAAGAAGTTCTGAGAAAAGTAAACATGCTAAAATCAGAAACAGAGCTTGTATATGATGGGAAACACGAACTTGTAGATGCAGACTATGAAAAAGGAGCATTCATGAGTCCTAAATTATTCCTTAATGATAAACCTTTCGAAAAAAATATTTCTCATGATGTAGAAGCTTTCGGGCCGGTATCTACATTGATGCCGTATAAAGATGCAGAAGAAGCTGCTGCTTTGGCAAAAAGAGGAAAAGGAAGTTTGGTAGGATCCATCATTTCTCACGATGAAAATTTTATCGCAGAAACTTCATGGAAAATGGCTTCCCAACACGGACGAATCTTTGTGTTAAACAGAGACAACGCTAAGGAAAGCACAGGACATGGTTCACCACTTCCTACATTAATGCATGGAGGCCCTGGTAGAGCAGGAGGCGGAGAAGAAATGGGAGGACTAAGTGGTCTTCATTTCTTCCTGCAGAAAACGGCTATTCAGGGATCTCCGGATGTACTGAAAGCGATTACTAAAATTTATCAGCAAGGAGCAGAGAAGAAGTTCTCAGATAAGCATCCTTTCCAGAAATACTTCGAAGAAGTTGAAGTAGGAGATTCTCTAGAAACAGCAGGAAGAACAGTTACTGATGCAGATATCGTAAACTTCTCCAATGTTTCATGGGATCATTTCTATGCTCATACTGATGCTACAAGTTTATCGGGTACAATCTTTGACAAAACTGTAGCTCACGGATATTTCATCCTTTCAGCAGCGGCAGGATTATTCGTTTCCGGGAAAAAAGGACCTGTAATTGCTAATTACGGATTGGAAGAGTGTAGCTTCTTCAAACCAGTATATGCGGGAGATACAATTACCGTTTATTTAACTGCAAAAGAAAAAATCAACAGAGGCGTAAAAGGAAGAAATATTCCATCAGGAGTAGTAAAATGGCTGGTTGAAGTGATTAACCAAAGAGATGAGGTCGTTTGTGTGGCAACTATTTTGACTTTGGTGGCAAAACAATCTCCTTTCATCGATCTGAATGTGAAAAATGTTCAGAAAATATTGAGTGGATTAACAGAAAGTACTCCTTCTCAATGGGGGAAAATGTCTCCGCAGCAAATGATTGAGCACCTGGATCAGGCTTTATTGGTAAGTTTAGGTGAGCCTGAAGCAGATAAATGCTTCACTCCTGAAGAACATTTGGAAAAATGGCAGGATTCCCTTTACAATCACAGAGCAATGCCGAAAGAATTTACGGCTCCGTTTTTACCACAGGACGGTTCACTTCCGGATCCTGTACACAAAAATCTGGATGCTGCAAAACAATCCTTCATTGATAATTTGAAAAGATTTGTCGTGTATTACAAAGAAAATCCTCAGGCAGAACATATGAATTATGTATTCGGAAAACTGAATAAAGAAATGTGGGAACTGATGCATAAAAAGCATTTTACCCACCACTTCCAACAGTTTGGATTGATTTAA
- a CDS encoding transposase — translation MADIRTTSIEADCFYHIYNRGINGENIFKSDRNYSFFLNKVFEFLIPVCDIYAYCLMPNHFHFLVRIKSDFELDSFVKVQNLANATKTGLHSPQNIFSKQFARIFNSYSQAFNKENKRHGSLIESPFKRKLITSDKYLINVIIYIHQNPQYHSFIDQFSKYNFSSYQSILSTSKTLLKRDEVIDLFDNRENFILAHQKTKTGESLSRF, via the coding sequence ATGGCAGATATCAGAACTACTTCAATCGAAGCGGATTGTTTTTACCATATTTATAATCGTGGTATTAACGGAGAAAATATTTTTAAGTCAGATCGGAATTATTCGTTTTTTCTCAATAAAGTTTTTGAATTTCTTATTCCTGTCTGTGATATATACGCTTATTGCCTTATGCCCAATCATTTCCATTTTTTAGTCAGGATAAAATCTGACTTTGAACTGGATAGCTTTGTCAAGGTTCAAAATCTTGCCAATGCTACGAAAACAGGACTCCATTCTCCTCAGAATATTTTCTCAAAGCAATTTGCCCGGATTTTCAATTCTTACTCCCAGGCTTTTAATAAAGAAAATAAAAGACATGGCTCTCTTATTGAATCTCCATTTAAAAGAAAATTAATTACCTCAGATAAATATTTGATTAACGTAATAATTTATATTCATCAAAATCCACAATATCATTCTTTTATTGATCAGTTTTCAAAATATAATTTTTCCTCTTATCAATCCATTTTGAGTACATCAAAAACTTTACTGAAAAGGGATGAGGTTATTGACCTGTTTGATAACAGAGAAAACTTCATACTAGCACATCAAAAGACAAAGACGGGTGAATCCTTGTCAAGGTTTTAA
- a CDS encoding DUF4241 domain-containing protein, translating to MNESWMQKWEKVKDILISPVDIESYFTSDEIMDKKMEVMEIGNVSLPSGKVIVRDPLVFLSAREKPYFVEVPKGNFPVKIAVVKLEEWGDRYSAVKVEFTKEKPVIYREALIGIEDLEDINEGDYFGFAVDAGLGCITDVEVVPYVDKFISELNVDNAYDDYFAELFAKSYKEDPANQRELGDWINWTVPNTEYQIPMFATGIGDGTYPVYFAYDAQGKICGLYIQFIDIELALSDNDEDDEDEDDEVSDQADNFVFLK from the coding sequence ATGAACGAAAGCTGGATGCAAAAATGGGAGAAAGTAAAAGATATTCTTATCTCACCTGTAGATATTGAAAGTTATTTTACTTCTGATGAAATAATGGATAAGAAAATGGAAGTGATGGAAATAGGAAATGTTTCTCTGCCTTCCGGAAAAGTAATTGTAAGAGATCCACTGGTATTCCTCAGTGCACGGGAGAAACCTTATTTTGTAGAAGTACCCAAAGGGAATTTCCCTGTAAAAATTGCCGTGGTAAAACTGGAAGAATGGGGAGACCGGTATAGTGCGGTGAAAGTAGAATTCACAAAAGAAAAACCTGTGATATACAGAGAAGCGCTAATTGGAATTGAAGATCTTGAAGACATTAATGAAGGAGATTATTTCGGATTTGCAGTAGATGCAGGGTTAGGATGTATTACCGATGTGGAAGTGGTTCCTTATGTAGATAAATTTATTTCAGAATTAAATGTAGATAATGCTTACGATGACTATTTCGCTGAATTGTTTGCGAAAAGCTACAAAGAAGACCCTGCAAATCAGAGAGAGCTGGGGGATTGGATCAATTGGACCGTTCCCAATACAGAATACCAGATTCCAATGTTTGCCACTGGAATAGGAGACGGTACTTATCCGGTTTATTTTGCTTATGATGCACAAGGAAAAATATGTGGTCTTTATATTCAATTTATTGATATTGAATTAGCACTATCAGATAACGACGAAGATGATGAGGACGAAGATGATGAAGTTTCTGATCAGGCGGATAATTTCGTCTTTTTAAAATAA